One segment of Fusobacterium russii ATCC 25533 DNA contains the following:
- a CDS encoding DUF1456 family protein, with product MTNNDFLRRLRYALNIRDNTMIEIFKLGNKKVSREEVINFLKKDFEDGYTKLSNQDLNLFLDGLIVKRRGKKEDNSSNQVEVKITKNNLNNILLRKLRIALELKSYDMIEIFKLGGVEISDGELSALFRKEDHKNYRECGDKYIRVFLKGLVEYYRN from the coding sequence ATGACAAATAATGATTTTTTAAGAAGACTTAGATATGCACTTAATATAAGAGATAATACTATGATTGAAATTTTCAAGTTAGGAAATAAAAAAGTTAGTAGAGAGGAAGTTATCAACTTCTTGAAAAAAGATTTTGAAGACGGCTATACAAAACTTAGTAATCAAGATCTAAATTTATTTCTTGATGGATTAATTGTTAAAAGACGTGGAAAAAAAGAAGATAATTCTTCAAATCAAGTTGAAGTAAAGATAACAAAAAATAATTTGAATAATATTTTACTTAGAAAATTAAGGATAGCTCTTGAACTTAAAAGTTATGATATGATAGAAATTTTTAAATTAGGTGGAGTAGAAATTTCCGATGGAGAATTATCAGCACTTTTTAGAAAAGAAGATCATAAAAATTACAGAGAATGTGGAGATAAATATATAAGAGTTTTCTTAAAAGGCTTAGTTGAATATTATAGAAATTAA